In a single window of the Rhineura floridana isolate rRhiFlo1 chromosome 3, rRhiFlo1.hap2, whole genome shotgun sequence genome:
- the LOC133381830 gene encoding zinc finger protein 883-like isoform X1, with amino-acid sequence MQEPKEEEETSAAWTSGPSRSIFGYIWGIKAEGEPSEVSLEKAEEQMQDQKLRSQDGAKRQEERQTPTGDKPYQCLECGKSFRWSNALTIHQRTHTGDKPYECLECGKSFSQSGTLTLHHKTHTGDKPHKCLECGKSFSQSSHLTSHQRTHTGDKPYKCFECGKSFRWSSALTIHQRTHTGDKPHKCFECGKSFSQSSSLSKHERTHTGDKPYQCLECGKSFSRSSHLTVHQRCHTGDKPYQCLECGKSFSQSSTLTSHQRTHTGDKPYQCLECGKSFSWSSYLSLHQRCHTGDKPYQCLECGKSFSQSSSLSKHERTHTGDKPYQCLECGKSFSQSGYLTSHQRTHTGDKSYTCFECGKSFRWGSTLILHHKTHTGDKPYKCCECGKTFSGSSNLSKHQRTHTGDKPYKCLECGKSFSQSSTLSKHQRTHTGDKPYTCLECGKSFSQSGHVSSHQRCHTGDKLYKCFQCGKSFSKRCSLMVHQRIHTGDKPYKCLECGKSFSQSGHLTSHQRTHTGDKPYKCFECGKSFSQSSHLTSHQRTHTGDKPYICLECGKSFSKSSHLTSHHKTHTGNKPYKCFECGKSFSQSGHLTSHQRTHMGQTLHMLEVWKK; translated from the coding sequence gatacatctgggggatcaaggctgagggagaaccatctgaagtatcactggaaaaagctgaggagcagatgcaggaccagaaactgaggagtcaagatggagcaaagagacaagaggagagacagactcccacaggggacaaaccatatcaatgcttggagtgtggaaagagcttcaggtggagtaatGCCCTTACaatacatcaaagaactcacacaggggacaaaccttatgaatgcttggagtgtggaaagagcttcagtcagagcggcacccttactttgcatcacaaaactcacacaggggacaaacctcataaatgcttggagtgtggaaagagcttcagtcagagtagccaccttacttcgcatcaaagaactcatacaggagacaaaccttataaatgcttcgagtgtggaaagagcttcaggtggagtagtgcCCTTACaatacatcaaagaactcacacaggggacaaacctcataaatgcttcgagtgtggaaagagcttcagtcagagtagctcccttagtaaacatgaaagaactcacacaggggacaaaccttatcagtgcttggagtgtggaaagagcttcagtcggagtagccaccttactgtgcatcaaagatgtcacacaggggacaaaccttatcaatgcttggagtgtgggaagagcttcagtcagagtagcacccttacttcgcatcaaagaactcacacaggggacaaaccttatcaatgcttggagtgtggaaagagcttcagttggagtagcTACCTTTCTctgcatcaaagatgtcacacaggggacaaaccttatcaatgcttggagtgtggaaagagcttcagtcagagtagctcccttagtaaacatgaaagaactcacacaggggacaaaccttatcagtgcttggagtgtggaaagagcttcagtcagagtggctaccttacttcacatcagagaactcatacaggggacaaatcttatacatgcttcgagtgtggaaagagcttcaggtggggTAGCACCCTTAtcttgcatcacaaaactcatacaggggacaaaccttataaatgttgcgagtgtggaaagaccttcagtgggAGTAGCAACCTCagtaaacatcaaagaactcacacaggagacaaaccttataaatgcttggagtgtggaaagagcttcagtcagagtagcacccttagtaaacatcaaagaactcacacaggagacaaaccttatacatgcttggagtgtggaaagagcttcagtcagagtggccatgTTAGttcgcatcaaagatgtcacacaggggacaaactgTATAAATGCTtccagtgtggaaagagcttcagtaagagATGCTCCCTTAtggtgcatcaaagaattcacacaggggacaaaccttataaatgccttgagtgtggaaagagcttcagtcagagtggccaccttacttcacatcaaagaacccacacgggggacaaaccttataaatgctttgagtgtggaaagagcttcagtcagagtagccaccttacttcgcatcaaagaactcacacaggagacaaaccttatatatgcttggagtgtggaaagagcttcagtaagagtagccaccttacttcgcatcacaaaactcatacagggaacaaaccttataaatgctttgagtgtggaaagagcttcagtcagagtggccaccttacttcgcatcaaagaactcacatggGACAAACCTTACACATGCTTGAAGTGTGGAAAAAGTGA
- the LOC133381830 gene encoding zinc finger protein 420-like isoform X2: protein MQEPKEEEETSAGYIWGIKAEGEPSEVSLEKAEEQMQDQKLRSQDGAKRQEERQTPTGDKPYQCLECGKSFRWSNALTIHQRTHTGDKPYECLECGKSFSQSGTLTLHHKTHTGDKPHKCLECGKSFSQSSHLTSHQRTHTGDKPYKCFECGKSFRWSSALTIHQRTHTGDKPHKCFECGKSFSQSSSLSKHERTHTGDKPYQCLECGKSFSRSSHLTVHQRCHTGDKPYQCLECGKSFSQSSTLTSHQRTHTGDKPYQCLECGKSFSWSSYLSLHQRCHTGDKPYQCLECGKSFSQSSSLSKHERTHTGDKPYQCLECGKSFSQSGYLTSHQRTHTGDKSYTCFECGKSFRWGSTLILHHKTHTGDKPYKCCECGKTFSGSSNLSKHQRTHTGDKPYKCLECGKSFSQSSTLSKHQRTHTGDKPYTCLECGKSFSQSGHVSSHQRCHTGDKLYKCFQCGKSFSKRCSLMVHQRIHTGDKPYKCLECGKSFSQSGHLTSHQRTHTGDKPYKCFECGKSFSQSSHLTSHQRTHTGDKPYICLECGKSFSKSSHLTSHHKTHTGNKPYKCFECGKSFSQSGHLTSHQRTHMGQTLHMLEVWKK, encoded by the coding sequence gatacatctgggggatcaaggctgagggagaaccatctgaagtatcactggaaaaagctgaggagcagatgcaggaccagaaactgaggagtcaagatggagcaaagagacaagaggagagacagactcccacaggggacaaaccatatcaatgcttggagtgtggaaagagcttcaggtggagtaatGCCCTTACaatacatcaaagaactcacacaggggacaaaccttatgaatgcttggagtgtggaaagagcttcagtcagagcggcacccttactttgcatcacaaaactcacacaggggacaaacctcataaatgcttggagtgtggaaagagcttcagtcagagtagccaccttacttcgcatcaaagaactcatacaggagacaaaccttataaatgcttcgagtgtggaaagagcttcaggtggagtagtgcCCTTACaatacatcaaagaactcacacaggggacaaacctcataaatgcttcgagtgtggaaagagcttcagtcagagtagctcccttagtaaacatgaaagaactcacacaggggacaaaccttatcagtgcttggagtgtggaaagagcttcagtcggagtagccaccttactgtgcatcaaagatgtcacacaggggacaaaccttatcaatgcttggagtgtgggaagagcttcagtcagagtagcacccttacttcgcatcaaagaactcacacaggggacaaaccttatcaatgcttggagtgtggaaagagcttcagttggagtagcTACCTTTCTctgcatcaaagatgtcacacaggggacaaaccttatcaatgcttggagtgtggaaagagcttcagtcagagtagctcccttagtaaacatgaaagaactcacacaggggacaaaccttatcagtgcttggagtgtggaaagagcttcagtcagagtggctaccttacttcacatcagagaactcatacaggggacaaatcttatacatgcttcgagtgtggaaagagcttcaggtggggTAGCACCCTTAtcttgcatcacaaaactcatacaggggacaaaccttataaatgttgcgagtgtggaaagaccttcagtgggAGTAGCAACCTCagtaaacatcaaagaactcacacaggagacaaaccttataaatgcttggagtgtggaaagagcttcagtcagagtagcacccttagtaaacatcaaagaactcacacaggagacaaaccttatacatgcttggagtgtggaaagagcttcagtcagagtggccatgTTAGttcgcatcaaagatgtcacacaggggacaaactgTATAAATGCTtccagtgtggaaagagcttcagtaagagATGCTCCCTTAtggtgcatcaaagaattcacacaggggacaaaccttataaatgccttgagtgtggaaagagcttcagtcagagtggccaccttacttcacatcaaagaacccacacgggggacaaaccttataaatgctttgagtgtggaaagagcttcagtcagagtagccaccttacttcgcatcaaagaactcacacaggagacaaaccttatatatgcttggagtgtggaaagagcttcagtaagagtagccaccttacttcgcatcacaaaactcatacagggaacaaaccttataaatgctttgagtgtggaaagagcttcagtcagagtggccaccttacttcgcatcaaagaactcacatggGACAAACCTTACACATGCTTGAAGTGTGGAAAAAGTGA